A region of Diadema setosum chromosome 15, eeDiaSeto1, whole genome shotgun sequence DNA encodes the following proteins:
- the LOC140239109 gene encoding uncharacterized protein, producing the protein MPGTDRPRRGLTAPQADNSPTTKPAPTGGTGASTLDSDHDSELSSAIKSVIERLLTDGTFVSKLISAIKAKLLNELCESICSDVKDSLQFDVDTVNDRMSTMEKRLQRIEEASEEAEQYSRRNCLVFAGIDENSGEDVEATVIDICKDDLGINVEKGDIDRCHRLGPMAGGAKRSQATTKAKKQHRDVIVKFATYRTRDEVYKARFNLRKATSKSKTVYINESLTQGRSKLYWKVKRGLDSRDFKLWTQDGRIIVKKPNGEKITIVRERDLVRLNLNT; encoded by the coding sequence ATGCCCGGTACGGATAGACCTCGACGGGGGCTTACTGCACCCCAGGCCGACAACTCCCCGACGACGAAGCCAGCCCCAACTGGTGGTACAGGTGCCTCTACACTCGACTCGGACCATGACTCGGAATTATCCAGTGCCATCAAATCTGTCATCGAACGACTACTCACTGATGGTACCTTCGTCTCCAAACTGATTTCTgcaatcaaagcaaagcttctGAACGAGTTATGTGAGTCAATTTGCTCCGATGTAAAGGACTCGCTACAATTCGACGTCGATACCGTCAACGACAGAATGTCGACGATGGAGAAACGTCTCCAAAGGATCGAGGAGGCCTCAGAGGAGGCGGAACAGTATTCACGTCGTAACTGCTTGGTTTTCGCTGGCATCGATGAAAACAGTGGCGAGGACGTGGAGGCAACCGTCATCGATATCTGCAAAGACGACCTTGGGATCAACGTCGAGAAGGGAGACATCGATCGTTGCCACCGACTGGGACCCATGGCCGGAGGGGCGAAAAGGAGTCAGGCGACAACCAAGGCAAAAAAGCAGCACCGCGATGTCATCGTGAAATTCGCGACCTACCGCACGAGAGACGAGGTGTACAAAGCACGATTCAACCTGCGGAAAGCAACTAGTAAGTCAAAAACCGTctacatcaatgaaagtttgacacAAGGTCGCTCGAAACTCTACTGGAAAGTAAAGAGGGGTCTAGACAGCAGAGATTTCAAACTTTGGACACAGGACGGGAGGATTATTGTCAAGAAACCAAACGGCGAGAAGATCACAATCGTCAGAGAAAGAGACTTGGTGAGATTGAATCTAAACACGTGA